The DNA region TACGCACGCGCGATCGCGCTCGATGCGTCGCTAGCCGCCGCGCATGCGAACTTGAGCGGCGTGCGCCGCCGTCAGGCGCGTTATGCGCAAGCGCTCGTGCATGCGCAGGAGGCGATCCGCATCGCACCGCATCTCGCCGATGCGCACAACCAGGCGGGCAACGCTCACCACGGCCTGGGCGATCTCGTCGCGGCGCAAGCGTGCTACCGCACCGCGCTCGAGCTGAATCCGGCCGACAGCGGCACGTGCCACAACCTGTCCGTCGTGCTGCTCAAGCGCGAGCGGCACGCCGATGCGCTCGCGTATTGCCGGCAGGCGCTGGCGGGCGGCCGCCCGACCGTGTCGATGTACGTGAATCTTGGCGACATCCTGCGTGCGCAGGGCAACGTCGACGCCGCGGTGCCCGCGTATCGCGATGCGCTTGCGCTGGTGCGCGACGACGCGAGCGACGATGCGGCGGAGGTGCTCGGCCGCCTGCTGTTCGCCGCCGCGGCATCGGCGACCGTATCCCCCGCCGACTATCTGAATGACGCGCGCCGCTACGGCCGCCACCTCGCGGCGCGTTCGACGCGCTATACGCATGACGTGCGCGCACGCGCGGCCGACGCGCTGCACCGCCCGCTGCGGGTCGGCTTCGTATCGGGCGACTTGCGGCAGCACCCGGTCGGGATCTTCGTCGAAAGCGTGTTCGCGCATCTCGATCGCACGCGCGTTGCGCCATACGTGTACACGACGTCGGACGAAGCGGACGCGATCACCGCACGGCTGAAGCCGCATGCGGCCGTCTGGCGTTCGATCGCCGGTTGCGATCCGCGAGCCGCCGCCCGCACGATTCACGACGACGGCATCGACGTGCTCGTCGACCTCGCCGGCCATACGCAGGCGAGCGGCCTGGCCGCATTCGGCTGGAAGCCGGCGCCCGTGCAGGCGAGCTGGCTCGGCTTCTTCGCATCGACGGGCTGCGACGCGATCGACTATTTCATCGGCGACGCGCGGACGTTGCCGGCCGACGAGGCGCATCACTTCGTCGAGCAACCGTGGCATTTGCCGGACAGCTACCTGTGCTTCACGCCGCCGTCCGACGACGTCGCAGTCGGCCCGCTGCCGATGGCCGCGAACGGCCACGTCACGTTCGGCTGTTTCGGCAAGCTCGTGAAGCTCGGTGACGACGTCGTGCGCGTGTGGTCGCGCGTGCTGGATGCGCTGCCCGGTGCACGGCTGTTGCTGAAGGCGCGCGAGCTTGAACAGGCGGCGGTGCGCGACGCGACCGCCGCGCGCTTCGCGCGGCACGGGATCGACGCGAGCCGGCTGCTGTTCGACGGCGCATCGCCGCGCGCGGAGTATTTCAACGCGTACAACCGGATCGATGTCGCGCTGAGCCCGTTCCCGTACCCGGGCGGCACGACGACGGCCGAAGCGCTGTGGATGGGCGTGCCGGTGCTCGGGATGAAGGGCGGACGGTTCGTCACGCACATCTGCGAGAGCCTGCTGCACGCGGCCGGGATGCCCGACTGGATCGCCGGCGATGAGGACGACTATGTCGCGAAGGCGGTCGCCGCCGCGCAGGGCGGCGCGCGGCTGGCGGCGTTGCGCGCGACGCTGCGCGAACGCACGCTCGCGTCGCCGCTGTGCGATGCGGCACGCTTCGCACGCAATCTCGAAGATGCCTTCGCCGGCATGTGGACACGCTATACGGAAACGGCACAGACAGCATGAACGATATCCAGCAGGCCCTGCAGGAGGCCCTCACGCACCATCAGGCCGGACGTCTCGGGGAAGCAAAGACGCTGTACGACGCGATCCTGCACGCTCAGCCCGGGCAGCCGGACGCGATGCACTTCCTCGGGCTGCTCGCGTGCCAGCTGAAGCAGTACGACGCGGGCCTCGCGTTGATGGAGCGCTCGCTCGCCGAGCGACCGGACGCGTCGTATTTCAACAACCTCGGCAACATGCTGCGCGAATGCGGGCGGCTCGACGACGCGATCGCGCACTATCGTCGCGCGGTGGCGTTGCGTCCCGACTATCCGGAAGCGCACAACAACCTCGGCAACGCGCTGCGCGACGCGCGCGATCCGGCCGAGGCGATGCGGAGCTGTTCGCGCGCGATCGAACTGCGCCCCGGCTACGCGGAGGCATACAACAACCTCGGCAACGTGCTGCAGGACCTGGGCGAACTGGATGCGGCCGCGGCAAGCTACGGCAAGGCGATCGCCTTCCATCCCGCGTACGCGGAAGCGCACAGCAACCTCGGCAACGTGCTGCGCGCACAGGAGCGGCACGCGGACGCGATCGTCCACTACCGCCGCGCGATTGAACTGAACCCTGCGCTGCGCGTCGCGCATCGCGGGCTCGCCATTGCGCTGCGGGCGACCGACGATTTCGACGGCGCGCTCGAGCATGCGCGCGCGGGGCTCGAACCGGACGATGCGGAAGGCCATTGCATGCTCGGGCGGTCGCTGCGCAGCATGAACGACTTCGACGGCGCGGCGCGCTTGTTCGAGCGCGCGTGCGAGATCGATCCCGGCTACGCGCCGGCATGGTGCCGGCTCGGCGAGCTGCGTTGCCAGCAGGGCGAATACGAGGAATCCCTGCGCCTGTGCCGGCACGCGATCGAACTCGATCCCGAACTCGCGGATGCGTACAACTTCCTCGGTCTCGCGTATCACAACCTCGACCGGATGGCGGCGTCGGAGCTGAGCCATCGCCACGCGATCGACCTGAATCCGGACGACGCGGACGCGCACCACAATCTCGCGGCCGCGCTGTTCCGTCTCGACAAGCTCGACGAGGCGATGAGCGAATACCGGATCGCGCAGGAACTCGGCGTCGATCCGGTGAAGATTCAGCTGACGCTCGGCGACATCCTGTGGGCCAAGCGCGATTTCTCCGGTGCGGTCG from Burkholderia ambifaria AMMD includes:
- a CDS encoding tetratricopeptide repeat protein, encoding MEPIELQLRAALAHHEAGRLGEAKALYDAILHAEPGQPDAMHFLGLLACQLKQYDAGLALMERSLAARPDASYFNNLGNMLRECGRLDDAIAHYRRAVALRPDYPEAHNNLGNALRDARDPAEAMQSCSRAIELRPGYAEAYNNLGNVLQDLGELDAAAASYGKAIAFHPAYAEAHSNLGNVLRTQERHADAIVHYRRAIELSPALPAACHGLGLSLWALGELSEAVSVLGAAAAGSDDASLHNNYAGVLRDAGDLDAAAAHYARAIALDASLAAAHANLSGVRRRQARYAQALVHAQEAIRIAPHLADAHNQAGNAHHGLGDLVAAQACYRTALELNPADSGTCHNLSVVLLKRERHADALAYCRQALAGGRPTVSMYVNLGDILRAQGNVDAAVPAYRDALALVRDDASDDAAEVLGRLLFAAAASATVSPADYLNDARRYGRHLAARSTRYTHDVRARAADALHRPLRVGFVSGDLRQHPVGIFVESVFAHLDRTRVAPYVYTTSDEADAITARLKPHAAVWRSIAGCDPRAAARTIHDDGIDVLVDLAGHTQASGLAAFGWKPAPVQASWLGFFASTGCDAIDYFIGDARTLPADEAHHFVEQPWHLPDSYLCFTPPSDDVAVGPLPMAANGHVTFGCFGKLVKLGDDVVRVWSRVLDALPGARLLLKARELEQAAVRDATAARFARHGIDASRLLFDGASPRAEYFNAYNRIDVALSPFPYPGGTTTAEALWMGVPVLGMKGGRFVTHICESLLHAAGMPDWIAGDEDDYVAKAVAAAQGGARLAALRATLRERTLASPLCDAARFARNLEDAFAGMWTRYTETAQTA